The following coding sequences lie in one Lysobacter capsici genomic window:
- a CDS encoding response regulator transcription factor has protein sequence MPTLLIADDHPLFREALRGAVARVLPDAALREADSVDALYALVEAESDADLLLLDLNMPGAQGFSALVHLRALHPQLPIVVVSAREEPATMRRALDHGAVGFIPKSADAVTLGEALTTVLDGDRWAPAAAFAAPAANAEEHDAAQRLRDLTPQQFRVLQMLGSGLLNKQIGYELGVSEATVKAHVTAILRKLGANNRTQAVLIAGRLALDPGAIVPPPEEAD, from the coding sequence ATGCCGACCCTGCTGATCGCCGACGACCACCCGCTGTTCCGCGAAGCCCTGCGTGGCGCGGTCGCGCGGGTGCTGCCGGATGCGGCCCTGCGCGAGGCCGACAGCGTCGATGCGCTGTACGCCCTGGTCGAGGCCGAATCCGACGCCGACCTGCTGCTGCTCGATCTCAACATGCCCGGCGCGCAAGGCTTCAGCGCGCTGGTGCATCTGCGCGCGCTGCATCCGCAGTTGCCGATCGTGGTGGTGTCCGCGCGCGAGGAGCCGGCGACGATGCGCCGCGCGCTCGATCACGGCGCGGTCGGTTTCATCCCCAAATCCGCCGACGCGGTGACCCTGGGCGAGGCCCTGACCACCGTGCTCGACGGCGATCGCTGGGCGCCCGCCGCCGCGTTCGCCGCGCCCGCCGCCAACGCCGAGGAACACGACGCCGCGCAGCGCTTGCGCGACCTCACCCCGCAGCAGTTCCGGGTGCTGCAGATGCTCGGCTCGGGCCTGTTGAACAAGCAGATCGGCTACGAACTGGGCGTGTCGGAAGCCACGGTCAAGGCCCACGTCACCGCGATCCTACGCAAGCTCGGCGCCAACAACCGCACCCAGGCGGTGCTGATCGCCGGCCGCCTGGCGCTCGATCCGGGCGCGATCGTGCCGCCGCCCGAAGAGGCCGACTGA
- a CDS encoding endonuclease domain-containing protein: MLPYEPCLRLPARRLRCRMSAAEQRLWCLLRGKQVLGVQVYRQKPLLGYVADFYAPAARLVIEVDGSQHLTEKGLEADARRTAALEALGLMVVRFDNLQVLTETTAVMEKIFRVVCERVRR; the protein is encoded by the coding sequence ATGCTGCCGTATGAACCCTGTCTCAGATTGCCCGCTCGGCGTTTGCGTTGTCGGATGAGCGCGGCTGAGCAGCGGCTTTGGTGCTTGTTGCGGGGCAAGCAGGTCTTGGGCGTGCAGGTTTATCGGCAGAAACCGTTACTGGGGTACGTCGCGGACTTTTACGCGCCGGCGGCTCGGCTGGTGATCGAGGTGGATGGATCGCAGCACTTGACCGAGAAGGGTCTGGAGGCGGATGCGCGGCGAACCGCAGCGTTGGAGGCGCTTGGGCTGATGGTCGTGCGGTTCGACAATTTGCAGGTTTTGACAGAAACGACCGCGGTCATGGAGAAGATCTTTCGGGTGGTTTGCGAGCGAGTTCGGCGCTAA
- the acs gene encoding acetate--CoA ligase, with protein MSHPASVYPIDEDFAARSRYRREDYQRLYAESISDPDAFWGRIAQRLEWFKAPTKIKNVSYDLRDFRIKWYEDGELNASVNCLDRHLATRGDKTALLFEHDDPNLPAEPISYRELHARVCRLANALRNLGVKKGDRITIYLPMIPEAVVAMLACARVGAIHSVVFGGFAPNSIADRIADCTSKLVITADEGLRGGKKVPLKANVDAALKLPGTNSVETVLVVRHTGAAVDMQMPRDRWYDAVIEGQPDTCEPERMNAEDPLFILYTSGSTGKPKGVLHTTGGYLTYAAFTHEAVFDLREDDVYWCTADVGWVTGHSYIVYGPLANGATALVFEGVPNYPDVSRFWNVIDKHQVTIFYTAPTAIRALMRDGDEPVKKTSRSSLRLLGTVGEPINPEAWRWYFDVVGDSRCPIVDTWWQTETGGILITPLAGATDLKPGSATQPFFGVQPALVDANGGELDGEAEGNLVLKDSWPGQMRTVYGDHPRFIETYFRTYPGTYFTGDGCRRDADGYYWITGRVDDVINVSGHRIGTAEVESALVSHPKVAEAAVVGFPHDLKGQGIYAYVTLIAGEAPGEDLRKELVAWVRKEIGPIATPDHLQWAPGLPKTRSGKIMRRILRKIAENAPDQLGDTSTLADPSVVDSLVNERLGK; from the coding sequence ATGAGTCACCCCGCCAGCGTCTATCCCATCGACGAGGATTTCGCCGCCCGGTCGCGTTACCGGCGCGAGGACTACCAACGCCTGTACGCCGAATCCATCAGCGATCCCGACGCGTTCTGGGGCCGCATCGCGCAGCGGCTGGAGTGGTTCAAGGCGCCGACCAAGATCAAGAACGTCAGCTACGACCTGCGCGATTTCCGCATCAAGTGGTACGAAGACGGCGAGCTCAACGCCAGCGTCAACTGCCTGGACCGGCATCTGGCCACGCGCGGCGACAAGACCGCGCTGTTGTTCGAACACGACGATCCGAACCTGCCGGCCGAGCCCATCAGCTACCGCGAGCTGCACGCGCGCGTATGCCGTCTGGCCAACGCGCTGCGCAACCTCGGGGTCAAGAAAGGCGACCGCATCACCATCTACCTGCCGATGATTCCCGAAGCGGTGGTCGCGATGCTGGCGTGCGCGCGCGTCGGCGCGATCCACTCGGTGGTGTTCGGCGGTTTCGCGCCGAACTCGATCGCCGACCGCATCGCCGACTGCACCAGCAAGCTGGTCATCACCGCCGACGAAGGCCTGCGCGGCGGCAAGAAGGTTCCGCTCAAGGCCAACGTCGATGCGGCGCTGAAACTGCCGGGCACCAATTCGGTCGAAACCGTGCTGGTGGTGCGCCACACCGGCGCCGCGGTCGACATGCAGATGCCGCGCGACCGCTGGTACGACGCGGTGATCGAAGGCCAGCCCGACACCTGCGAACCCGAGCGCATGAACGCGGAAGACCCGCTGTTCATCCTCTACACCTCCGGCAGCACCGGCAAGCCCAAGGGCGTGCTGCACACCACCGGCGGCTATCTGACCTATGCCGCGTTCACCCACGAAGCGGTGTTCGACCTGCGCGAGGACGATGTCTACTGGTGCACCGCCGATGTCGGCTGGGTCACCGGCCACAGCTACATCGTCTACGGCCCGCTCGCCAACGGCGCGACTGCGCTGGTGTTCGAAGGCGTGCCGAACTACCCGGACGTGTCGCGGTTCTGGAACGTGATCGACAAGCACCAGGTCACGATCTTCTACACCGCGCCGACCGCGATCCGCGCGCTGATGCGCGACGGCGACGAACCGGTCAAGAAGACCTCGCGTTCCTCGCTGCGCCTGCTCGGCACGGTCGGCGAGCCGATCAATCCCGAAGCCTGGCGCTGGTACTTTGATGTCGTGGGCGATTCGCGTTGCCCGATCGTCGACACCTGGTGGCAGACCGAGACCGGCGGCATCCTGATCACGCCGCTCGCCGGCGCGACCGACCTCAAGCCCGGCTCGGCGACCCAGCCGTTCTTCGGCGTGCAGCCGGCGCTGGTCGACGCCAACGGCGGCGAGCTCGACGGTGAGGCCGAAGGCAATCTGGTGCTGAAGGATTCCTGGCCGGGGCAGATGCGCACGGTCTATGGCGATCATCCGCGTTTCATCGAGACTTATTTCCGCACTTACCCGGGGACGTACTTCACCGGCGACGGCTGCCGCCGCGACGCCGACGGGTATTACTGGATCACCGGCCGCGTCGACGACGTGATCAACGTCAGCGGCCATCGCATCGGCACCGCCGAGGTCGAGAGTGCGTTGGTGTCGCATCCGAAGGTGGCCGAAGCCGCGGTGGTCGGATTCCCGCACGACCTCAAGGGGCAGGGCATCTACGCCTACGTGACCCTGATCGCTGGCGAAGCGCCGGGCGAAGACCTGCGCAAGGAGCTGGTCGCCTGGGTGCGCAAGGAAATCGGCCCAATCGCCACGCCCGACCATCTGCAATGGGCGCCGGGTTTGCCGAAGACCCGCTCGGGCAAGATCATGCGCCGCATCCTGCGCAAGATCGCCGAGAACGCGCCGGATCAGCTGGGCGATACGAGCACGCTGGCCGATCCGTCGGTGGTGGATAGTCTGGTTAATGAGCGGCTTGGGAAGTAG
- a CDS encoding MFS transporter, translated as MSSTAANAPPSTAPLTKGHKKVIFASSLGTVFEWYDFYLYGSLAVIIGKQFFGGLNETSQFIFALLAFAAGFAVRPFGALVFGRLGDMIGRKYTFLITIVLMGLSTFLVGILPSYETMGITAPVILIVLRLLQGLALGGEYGGAATYVAEHAPNGKRGLYTSFIQTTATIGLFLSLLVIWACRNWLGKDDFEAWGWRIPFWFSVILLGVSVWIRMQLAESPLFQQMKAEGKTSKAPITESFFSRNGKIALLALLGATAGQAVVWYGGQFYSLFFLTKTLGMDPNQADILIAIALALATGGFILFGWLSDKIGRKKIVLAGCLIAVFTYFPVFKALTHNVNPALEAAVAASPVTVTADPERCAFQFDPVGKAAFKQSCDVIKSALAKKGIPYVNAAGPAGSLATVSIGGASLNSFEGEALDSATFKAQSEAFGKQLSAALTTAGYPAKADPAQINKPMVIALLTFLVLLVTMVYGPIAAWLVELFPTRIRYTSMSLPYHIGNGWFGGFLPFTAFAIVAATGDIYSGLWYPIIVAAMTVVIGALFLPETKDRDITL; from the coding sequence ATGTCCAGCACCGCCGCAAACGCGCCGCCGTCCACCGCGCCGCTGACCAAGGGTCATAAGAAAGTCATTTTCGCCTCAAGCCTCGGCACCGTGTTCGAGTGGTACGACTTCTATCTGTACGGCTCGCTCGCGGTCATCATCGGCAAGCAGTTCTTCGGCGGCCTCAACGAGACCAGCCAGTTCATCTTCGCCCTGCTCGCGTTCGCCGCCGGCTTCGCGGTGCGTCCGTTCGGCGCGCTGGTGTTCGGCCGACTCGGCGACATGATCGGACGCAAGTACACCTTCCTGATCACCATCGTGCTGATGGGCCTGTCGACCTTCCTGGTCGGCATCCTGCCCAGCTACGAGACCATGGGCATCACCGCGCCGGTGATCCTGATCGTGTTGCGGTTGCTGCAGGGCCTCGCGCTCGGCGGCGAGTACGGCGGCGCGGCCACTTATGTCGCCGAGCACGCGCCCAACGGCAAGCGCGGCCTGTACACCAGCTTCATCCAGACCACCGCGACCATCGGCCTGTTCCTGTCGCTGCTGGTGATCTGGGCCTGCCGCAACTGGCTGGGCAAGGACGATTTCGAAGCCTGGGGCTGGCGCATCCCGTTCTGGTTCTCGGTGATCCTGCTAGGCGTGTCGGTGTGGATCCGCATGCAGCTGGCCGAATCGCCGCTGTTCCAGCAGATGAAGGCCGAAGGCAAGACCTCCAAGGCGCCGATCACCGAGAGCTTCTTCTCCAGGAACGGCAAGATCGCGTTGCTCGCGCTGCTCGGCGCGACCGCGGGCCAGGCGGTGGTGTGGTACGGCGGCCAGTTCTACTCGCTGTTCTTCCTGACCAAGACCCTCGGCATGGACCCGAACCAGGCCGACATCCTGATCGCCATCGCGCTCGCGCTGGCCACCGGCGGATTCATCCTGTTCGGCTGGCTGTCGGACAAGATCGGCCGCAAGAAGATCGTGCTGGCCGGTTGCCTGATCGCGGTGTTCACCTACTTCCCGGTGTTCAAGGCGCTCACCCACAACGTCAACCCGGCGCTGGAAGCCGCGGTCGCCGCCTCGCCGGTCACCGTCACCGCCGATCCGGAGCGTTGCGCGTTCCAGTTCGATCCGGTCGGCAAGGCCGCGTTCAAGCAATCGTGCGACGTGATCAAGTCGGCGCTGGCCAAGAAGGGCATCCCCTACGTCAACGCGGCCGGTCCGGCCGGCAGTCTGGCCACGGTGAGCATCGGCGGGGCGAGCTTGAACAGCTTCGAAGGCGAAGCGCTCGACAGCGCGACGTTCAAGGCGCAGTCCGAAGCGTTCGGCAAACAGCTCAGCGCGGCGTTGACCACCGCCGGCTACCCGGCCAAGGCCGACCCGGCGCAGATCAACAAGCCGATGGTGATCGCGCTGCTGACCTTCCTGGTGCTGTTGGTGACCATGGTCTACGGCCCGATCGCCGCCTGGCTGGTCGAGCTGTTCCCGACCCGCATCCGCTACACCTCGATGTCGCTGCCGTACCACATCGGCAACGGCTGGTTCGGCGGCTTCCTGCCGTTCACCGCCTTCGCCATCGTCGCCGCCACCGGCGATATCTACAGCGGCCTGTGGTATCCGATCATCGTCGCGGCGATGACCGTGGTGATCGGCGCGCTGTTCCTGCCGGAAACCAAGGATCGCGACATCACCCTGTGA
- a CDS encoding uracil-DNA glycosylase family protein gives MSSLPTLLDEVRACTRCEAHLPHGPRPVVQVGASARILIAGQAPGRKVHESGIPFDDASGERLRAWLGLSRELFYDADRVAILPMGFCFPGTGRAGDLPPRPECAPTWRARLMSRLNHLQLTLAVGQYAQAYHLPDAGASLTQAVQAWRDTWPTVVALPHPSPRNNLWLKRNAWFERELVPLLRERVAQVLAD, from the coding sequence ATGTCCTCCCTGCCGACCCTGCTGGACGAAGTGCGCGCCTGCACCCGCTGCGAAGCGCACCTGCCGCACGGGCCGCGGCCGGTGGTGCAGGTGGGCGCGAGCGCGCGGATCCTGATCGCCGGGCAGGCCCCGGGACGCAAGGTCCACGAAAGCGGCATCCCGTTCGACGATGCCAGCGGCGAGCGTCTGCGCGCGTGGCTGGGGCTGTCGCGCGAATTGTTCTACGACGCCGACCGGGTCGCGATCCTGCCGATGGGGTTCTGCTTTCCCGGCACCGGCCGCGCCGGCGATCTGCCGCCGCGGCCGGAATGCGCGCCGACCTGGCGCGCGCGCCTGATGTCGCGCTTGAATCATCTGCAACTGACCCTGGCCGTGGGCCAGTACGCGCAGGCGTATCACCTGCCCGACGCGGGCGCGTCGCTGACCCAGGCCGTGCAGGCATGGCGCGACACCTGGCCCACCGTGGTCGCGCTGCCGCATCCGAGCCCGCGCAACAATCTGTGGCTCAAGCGCAATGCGTGGTTCGAACGCGAGCTGGTGCCGCTGCTGCGCGAGCGGGTCGCGCAGGTGCTTGCGGATTGA
- a CDS encoding trimeric intracellular cation channel family protein produces MLLQIIYLIAISAEAMTGALSAGRRRMDLFGVVIIACVTALGGGSLRDIVLGHYPLGWVRHPEYLAYTIGAAIAATFLAKKLHYLRRTFLWLDALGLIAFTLIGCAVAREAGHQPAIVVIAGMLTGAFGGVLRDVLCNEIPLVFQRELYAVISLLTGVAYLLLLRVGVAENVGVLLCLGGGFALRLLAIRYEWEMP; encoded by the coding sequence ATGTTGTTGCAGATCATCTACCTCATCGCCATCAGCGCCGAAGCCATGACCGGCGCGCTGTCCGCCGGGCGCCGGCGCATGGACCTGTTCGGCGTGGTCATCATCGCCTGCGTCACCGCGCTCGGCGGCGGCTCGCTGCGCGACATCGTGCTCGGTCACTATCCGCTGGGCTGGGTGCGCCATCCCGAATACCTGGCCTACACCATCGGCGCGGCGATCGCGGCCACGTTCCTGGCCAAGAAACTGCATTACCTGCGCCGCACCTTCCTGTGGCTGGACGCGCTCGGCCTGATCGCGTTCACCCTGATCGGCTGCGCGGTGGCGCGCGAAGCCGGTCATCAACCCGCGATCGTGGTGATCGCCGGCATGCTGACCGGCGCCTTCGGCGGCGTGCTGCGCGACGTGCTGTGCAACGAGATTCCGCTGGTGTTCCAGCGCGAGCTGTACGCGGTGATCTCGCTGCTGACCGGCGTGGCCTATCTGCTGTTGTTGCGCGTGGGCGTGGCCGAGAACGTCGGCGTGCTGTTGTGCCTGGGCGGCGGTTTCGCGCTGCGCCTGCTGGCGATCCGCTACGAGTGGGAGATGCCGTAG
- a CDS encoding ABC transporter ATP-binding protein: MNFMLELDALQHRYDEHAVLHGIDLHLRGGEFVALIGPNGSGKTTLLHCLAGIQRPSAGRVLIGGHDIVREPLAARRQLGFAVDPAQLPPLLSGRECLRLFAGARGVGEIPAATLALAETLGCTAMLDRRIGQYSLGTRQKLAILLGLLGEPPLLVLDEPLNGLDPLSAYALKHHLQRLAAERGTAVLLATHSLDVAERFINRAVLLMDGRLRREWASDELDAIRADPARSLEQSMVEALADPAPPC, from the coding sequence ATGAACTTCATGCTCGAACTCGATGCGTTGCAGCACCGCTACGACGAACACGCCGTACTGCACGGCATCGACCTGCACCTGCGCGGCGGCGAATTCGTCGCCCTGATCGGACCGAACGGTTCGGGCAAGACCACCTTGCTGCATTGCCTGGCCGGCATTCAGCGGCCTAGCGCCGGCCGCGTACTGATCGGCGGTCACGACATCGTGCGCGAGCCCCTGGCCGCGCGTCGGCAGTTGGGCTTCGCGGTCGATCCGGCGCAACTGCCGCCCTTGCTGAGCGGACGCGAATGCCTGCGGCTGTTCGCCGGCGCGCGCGGCGTCGGCGAGATTCCCGCCGCCACCCTGGCCCTGGCCGAAACCCTGGGCTGCACCGCGATGCTCGACCGCCGCATCGGCCAGTACTCGCTGGGCACGCGGCAGAAACTCGCGATCTTGCTGGGCTTGCTCGGCGAACCGCCGTTGCTGGTGCTGGACGAACCGCTCAACGGGCTCGATCCGCTGAGCGCGTATGCGCTCAAGCATCACCTGCAACGGCTCGCCGCCGAACGCGGCACCGCGGTGTTGCTGGCGACCCATTCGCTGGATGTCGCCGAGCGTTTCATCAATCGCGCGGTGCTGTTGATGGACGGCCGTCTACGCCGCGAGTGGGCGAGCGATGAGCTCGATGCAATCCGCGCCGATCCGGCGCGGTCGCTGGAGCAGTCGATGGTCGAGGCGCTGGCCGATCCCGCGCCGCCGTGCTGA
- a CDS encoding kanamycin nucleotidyltransferase C-terminal domain-containing protein, which yields MPRGELDTLFAGPQSVTCEQRRELVDAIVEQLREQHGERLLAVALYGSTARDDDGPYSDVELWAVLDDGAFGIDFDQSLEWVHGRGKAEVNLYSRTAVEDYARSVEEDWALSHGQFVHARALWIAPDHGTLVETLRALAAHPEDDAVNRALSEIVVGELYELIGKLRNRFARKPLTLLAAEFAQHLACLIGLAERHVFVSAGTMFDEAADLPGPDGATALFKRVNQGDLGDDIAVSAAIERAWAGIEVWAGEVSLNETLLRRCAAGTR from the coding sequence TTGCCTCGCGGCGAACTCGACACCTTGTTCGCCGGCCCCCAATCGGTCACCTGCGAACAACGCCGCGAACTGGTCGACGCGATCGTCGAGCAACTGCGTGAGCAGCACGGCGAGCGCCTGCTCGCGGTGGCGCTGTACGGTTCGACCGCCCGCGACGACGACGGCCCGTATTCGGACGTGGAGCTGTGGGCGGTGCTCGACGACGGCGCGTTCGGTATCGATTTCGATCAGTCGCTGGAATGGGTGCATGGCCGCGGCAAGGCCGAGGTCAATCTGTATTCGCGCACCGCGGTGGAGGACTACGCCCGCAGCGTCGAGGAAGACTGGGCGCTCAGTCATGGCCAGTTCGTGCATGCGCGCGCGCTGTGGATCGCGCCCGATCACGGCACTCTGGTCGAGACCCTGCGCGCGCTGGCCGCGCATCCGGAGGACGACGCGGTCAATCGCGCGTTGTCGGAGATCGTGGTCGGCGAGCTGTACGAACTGATCGGCAAGCTGCGCAATCGTTTCGCGCGCAAGCCGCTGACCCTGCTGGCCGCCGAATTCGCCCAGCACCTGGCCTGCCTGATCGGCCTGGCCGAGCGGCATGTGTTCGTGTCGGCCGGGACGATGTTCGACGAAGCCGCGGACCTGCCCGGGCCGGACGGCGCGACGGCCTTGTTCAAGCGGGTGAATCAGGGCGATCTGGGCGACGACATCGCGGTGAGCGCGGCGATCGAGCGGGCTTGGGCGGGGATTGAAGTCTGGGCCGGCGAGGTGTCGTTGAACGAGACCTTGCTGCGACGCTGCGCGGCGGGGACGCGCTGA
- a CDS encoding calcium-dependent protein kinase 21, with translation MPYRPLAFALCLLPAAVAAQVAAPAAGPVTSTGDYLSRMDADGDGRISLIEYQDWLSYAFDAMDANHDGVLDAQEQPRSGRGAHAALTREQHRLTLAERFRKQDRNHDGWLDARELASPPQ, from the coding sequence ATGCCGTATCGCCCGCTCGCCTTCGCCCTGTGCCTGTTGCCCGCCGCGGTCGCGGCCCAAGTCGCGGCCCCGGCCGCGGGCCCGGTCACGTCCACCGGCGATTACCTCTCGCGCATGGACGCCGACGGCGACGGCAGGATCTCGCTGATCGAATACCAGGACTGGCTGAGCTACGCCTTCGACGCGATGGATGCCAATCACGACGGTGTGCTCGATGCCCAGGAGCAGCCGCGCAGCGGCCGCGGCGCGCACGCCGCGCTGACCCGCGAGCAGCATCGCCTGACCCTGGCCGAACGGTTTCGCAAACAAGATCGCAACCACGACGGCTGGCTCGACGCGCGCGAACTCGCTTCGCCGCCGCAATGA
- a CDS encoding DesA family fatty acid desaturase: MPAFLIDFLAGGLIQASFWELAVYFLVVTQLTIMSVTLYLHRSMAHRSVDFHPALAHVFRFWTWLTTSMITKEWAAIHRKHHAKCETEEDPHSPQFKGIDTVMWRGVELYREARAQREDIEKYGKGCPDDWIERKLYTPHATMGPVLLLVLSFALFGAAGVAIWALQMVWIPFWAAGVVNGLGHWWGYRNFETTDTATNLTPWGFWIGGEELHNNHHAFPSSAKFALRKWEFDIGWTVIRGLSALRLAKVLRVAPSLDVRPNIAMPDGETLKALLAIRFQAMTDYYRNVTLPALREEAGHAGDRMRSLPRRLRKGLADGGRWLDGDARARLQHWIDERPRMATVADFRQRLAQVLDDRSHDAQATLSRLHAWCVEAEASGIQALQQFSARLKGYALAPARH; encoded by the coding sequence ATGCCCGCGTTTCTGATCGATTTCCTCGCCGGTGGCCTGATCCAGGCCAGCTTCTGGGAACTGGCCGTCTATTTCCTGGTGGTGACCCAGCTGACGATCATGTCGGTGACCTTGTACCTGCACCGCTCGATGGCGCACCGCTCGGTCGACTTCCATCCGGCGCTCGCGCACGTGTTCCGCTTCTGGACGTGGCTCACCACCTCGATGATCACCAAGGAGTGGGCGGCGATCCATCGCAAGCACCACGCCAAGTGCGAGACCGAGGAGGACCCGCACAGCCCGCAGTTCAAGGGCATCGACACGGTGATGTGGCGCGGCGTGGAGCTGTACCGCGAAGCGCGCGCGCAGCGCGAGGACATCGAGAAGTACGGCAAGGGCTGCCCGGACGACTGGATCGAACGCAAGCTCTACACCCCGCACGCGACCATGGGCCCGGTGCTGCTGCTGGTGCTGAGCTTCGCCCTGTTCGGCGCCGCCGGCGTGGCGATCTGGGCGCTGCAGATGGTGTGGATTCCGTTCTGGGCCGCCGGCGTGGTCAACGGCCTGGGCCACTGGTGGGGTTATCGCAATTTCGAAACCACCGACACCGCGACCAACCTCACCCCGTGGGGTTTCTGGATCGGCGGCGAAGAGCTGCACAACAACCACCACGCGTTCCCGAGTTCGGCCAAGTTCGCCCTGCGCAAGTGGGAGTTCGACATCGGCTGGACCGTGATCCGCGGCCTGAGCGCGCTGCGCCTGGCCAAGGTGCTGCGGGTGGCGCCGTCGCTGGACGTGCGTCCGAACATCGCCATGCCCGACGGCGAAACCCTCAAGGCGCTGCTGGCGATCCGCTTCCAGGCCATGACCGACTACTACCGCAACGTCACCCTGCCGGCGCTGCGCGAGGAAGCCGGCCACGCCGGCGATCGCATGCGCTCGCTGCCGCGTCGCCTGCGCAAGGGCCTGGCCGATGGCGGCCGCTGGCTCGACGGCGATGCGCGCGCGCGTTTGCAGCACTGGATCGACGAGCGTCCGCGCATGGCCACGGTGGCCGATTTCCGCCAGCGCCTGGCGCAGGTGCTCGATGACCGTTCGCACGACGCCCAGGCCACCTTGTCGCGTCTGCACGCGTGGTGCGTGGAAGCCGAAGCCAGCGGCATCCAGGCGCTGCAGCAGTTCTCGGCGCGGCTCAAGGGCTATGCGCTGGCGCCGGCGCGTCACTGA
- a CDS encoding CHAD domain-containing protein has product MPQASESEQAASGSRSGRRKWSDSEAGPDRESPRAAAATADGGDDPTSAVEAPPRPHGLRLRAFATRELDQALDALGWRGSRIHAGVHLARKNLRRARATLALGGPALGPGAALIDRELRKLNDGLSALRDAHALVETFDRLLRQHTDSETRALLSRTRRRAATARAQAAREARIDDPDLGARRSLLRVLRAGLRALPWAQLQPEHWREAVVVSLARVARAAENARRSGEDEDWHGWRRRARRLSQQQRALKTAKLGRDAPKFDKHQIERLGEAQDLNLLLDHCGKRSPFGKQDRTALRRFAQAELEGARVRIAEGGGAGAD; this is encoded by the coding sequence ATGCCGCAGGCGAGCGAATCCGAACAGGCCGCCAGCGGGTCGCGATCCGGGCGGCGTAAATGGTCTGATTCGGAGGCCGGCCCCGACCGCGAATCGCCGCGCGCCGCGGCCGCAACCGCCGACGGCGGTGACGACCCCACTTCGGCGGTCGAGGCACCGCCGCGACCTCATGGCCTGCGCCTGCGCGCATTCGCCACCCGCGAACTCGATCAGGCGCTCGATGCGCTGGGCTGGCGCGGCAGCCGTATTCACGCCGGCGTGCATCTGGCGCGCAAGAACCTGCGCCGCGCCCGCGCGACCCTGGCCTTGGGCGGGCCGGCGCTCGGGCCGGGCGCGGCCCTGATCGATCGCGAACTGCGCAAGCTCAACGACGGCCTTTCCGCCTTGCGCGATGCGCATGCCCTGGTCGAAACCTTCGATCGCCTGCTGCGCCAACACACCGATTCCGAAACTCGCGCATTGCTCTCGCGCACACGCCGTCGCGCCGCGACCGCGCGCGCACAGGCCGCGCGCGAGGCGCGCATCGACGATCCTGACCTGGGCGCGCGCCGCTCGCTGCTGCGGGTGTTGCGCGCGGGCTTGCGCGCTCTGCCGTGGGCGCAGCTGCAACCCGAGCACTGGCGCGAGGCGGTCGTGGTCAGCCTGGCGCGGGTCGCGCGCGCGGCCGAAAACGCGCGCCGCAGCGGCGAGGACGAGGACTGGCACGGCTGGCGCCGGCGCGCGCGGCGTCTGTCGCAGCAGCAGCGCGCCTTGAAGACCGCCAAGCTCGGCCGCGACGCGCCGAAGTTCGACAAGCACCAGATCGAACGCCTCGGCGAGGCGCAGGACCTGAACCTGCTGCTGGACCACTGCGGCAAGCGCTCGCCGTTCGGCAAGCAGGATCGGACCGCGCTGAGGCGTTTCGCCCAGGCCGAGCTGGAAGGTGCGCGGGTGCGGATCGCCGAGGGCGGGGGCGCGGGCGCGGACTGA